Proteins from a single region of Candidatus Babeliales bacterium:
- the ftsA gene encoding cell division protein FtsA yields MKRSIFHNEPIIAIDVGTTKICVLVAQAISADELEIIGIGKTPSEGLRKGIVVDINKTVYSIKKAVQDAELMAGCKIDSAIIGISGSHIQSINSQGVVPIKRSEVTQQDINNVIISAQAIPISEGKQILHVLPQYFMVDGQERVQDPIGMHGVRLEVQVHIITGSISCVQNLIKCCQIAGVQATDIVLEQLASALAVLSSDEQQLGVSILDIGGGTSDLALYYNKSIFYTSVIPVAGNHFTNDLALGLCTTLEDAERVKKEHGFVYEISEEFDKNILVESIEGTSSKKILLTNLTRILRPRAQELFVLVNEKLNSYEFKSFMPSGLVLTGGGSLLEGMQELAQETFKIPVRIGNPGIKYSLLQLLNSPIYATGYGLLLHALKKHETLLKNKFTHTFSKRVVSRMKSWVSDFF; encoded by the coding sequence ATGAAGCGCAGTATATTTCATAATGAACCAATTATAGCGATTGATGTTGGTACTACCAAAATATGTGTATTAGTTGCGCAAGCGATTTCTGCAGATGAGCTTGAAATTATTGGTATCGGAAAAACCCCTTCAGAAGGTTTGCGTAAAGGAATTGTAGTTGATATTAATAAAACAGTTTATTCAATAAAAAAAGCAGTACAAGATGCAGAACTGATGGCAGGTTGTAAAATAGATTCGGCAATTATTGGTATTTCTGGTAGTCATATTCAATCTATTAATTCCCAAGGAGTAGTGCCAATAAAAAGATCAGAAGTTACGCAGCAAGATATTAATAATGTTATTATTTCAGCGCAAGCAATACCAATATCAGAAGGAAAACAAATTTTACATGTACTCCCGCAATATTTCATGGTTGATGGGCAAGAGCGTGTACAAGATCCAATTGGCATGCATGGAGTACGTTTGGAAGTACAAGTACATATTATTACGGGATCTATTTCTTGCGTGCAAAATTTAATTAAATGTTGCCAGATAGCTGGTGTACAAGCAACTGATATTGTATTAGAACAATTAGCTTCTGCATTAGCAGTATTATCATCCGATGAGCAACAATTAGGAGTGAGCATTCTTGATATTGGTGGTGGCACATCAGATTTAGCGTTGTATTATAATAAAAGTATTTTCTATACAAGTGTTATTCCGGTAGCAGGTAATCACTTTACCAATGATTTAGCTTTAGGATTGTGTACTACCCTAGAAGATGCAGAACGGGTAAAAAAAGAACATGGGTTTGTTTATGAAATTTCAGAAGAATTTGATAAAAACATTTTAGTTGAATCAATTGAGGGAACTTCATCAAAAAAAATTTTATTAACAAATTTAACGCGTATTTTAAGGCCAAGAGCTCAAGAATTGTTTGTATTAGTAAACGAAAAGTTAAATAGTTATGAATTCAAATCATTTATGCCATCAGGATTAGTACTTACCGGTGGTGGTTCTTTGCTTGAAGGTATGCAAGAATTGGCGCAAGAAACATTTAAAATACCAGTGCGAATTGGAAATCCCGGTATTAAATATTCACTATTACAATTGCTCAATAGTCCTATCTATGCAACTGGATATGGTTTGTTACTTCATGCATTAAAAAAACATGAAACACTTTTAAAAAATAAATTTACTCATACATTTTCAAAGCGTGTAGTATCACGTATGAAAAGTTGGGTATCTGATTTCTTTTGA
- a CDS encoding ZIP family metal transporter → MNTLIAALISTFLVSLLSFIGILSLLSKRTYLNIILTYLISFAAGVLLGNAFLHLIPTAAEKISCQIVGTFTLYGMMLFFILEKFLRHQHHINHHLNIKPLGFMNLISDALHNIIDGIAIATSYLISFELGITTTIAVMMHEIPQEFADFGILLHAGFSPLFALLYNFFSGLAALIGVAIVFIFFAQTQLILIYLIPLTAGGFIYIAASNLIPELHEYKSLRQSIIQTLFFIAGIGIMKLL, encoded by the coding sequence ATGAATACCTTAATTGCAGCGTTAATAAGTACTTTTTTAGTAAGTCTTTTGTCATTTATAGGCATTCTATCGTTATTAAGCAAAAGAACTTATTTGAATATTATTCTTACTTATCTAATCAGCTTTGCTGCAGGTGTTCTCCTTGGTAATGCATTTTTACATTTAATTCCTACAGCAGCAGAAAAAATTTCATGCCAAATTGTTGGCACTTTTACACTCTATGGCATGATGTTATTTTTTATTTTAGAAAAATTTTTACGGCATCAACATCATATAAATCATCACTTGAATATCAAACCACTAGGATTTATGAATTTAATAAGTGATGCTTTGCATAATATTATTGATGGTATAGCCATTGCTACCAGTTATTTAATTTCATTTGAATTGGGCATTACCACTACAATCGCAGTTATGATGCATGAAATACCGCAAGAATTTGCCGATTTTGGAATTTTATTACATGCAGGATTCAGCCCACTTTTTGCGTTACTTTATAATTTTTTTTCAGGACTAGCTGCCCTTATTGGCGTTGCTATTGTTTTTATTTTTTTTGCTCAGACTCAATTAATATTAATATACCTAATTCCATTAACTGCCGGTGGCTTTATTTATATTGCGGCGAGTAATTTAATTCCTGAATTACATGAATATAAATCTTTACGACAGTCAATTATACAGACATTATTTTTTATAGCCGGTATTGGTATTATGAAATTACTTTAA
- a CDS encoding deoxynucleoside kinase, producing MYIVEGNIGAGKSTFLQLIKKRLPEIMVALEPLHNWQKDIHGQSLLANFYKNPQRWAFSIETFTMICRMREHQKDQNNLEPNFIVERSIYSGHYCFALNGYKNGALSNLEWEIYNSLFNLLIPGKCKLPKGFIYLRTNPETVYQRIQKRNRSGENIIPLTYLEQIHQHHEAFLIEKKNILPELQNIPVLILDVNDDFEMNKELLNQHIEALQLFCNKK from the coding sequence ATGTATATCGTTGAAGGAAACATTGGTGCTGGTAAATCCACCTTTTTACAATTAATTAAAAAGCGATTACCAGAAATTATGGTGGCATTAGAACCACTGCATAATTGGCAAAAAGATATACATGGACAATCATTACTCGCAAATTTTTATAAAAATCCACAACGATGGGCTTTTAGTATTGAAACATTTACCATGATTTGCCGCATGCGCGAGCATCAAAAAGATCAAAATAATTTAGAACCAAATTTTATTGTTGAACGATCCATTTACTCTGGACATTATTGTTTTGCACTCAATGGCTATAAAAATGGTGCTTTAAGTAATTTGGAATGGGAAATTTATAATAGTTTATTTAATTTATTAATCCCCGGCAAATGCAAACTACCTAAAGGCTTTATTTACTTGCGCACTAACCCTGAGACAGTTTATCAACGCATTCAAAAACGCAATCGCTCCGGAGAAAATATCATTCCGCTTACCTATCTAGAACAAATTCATCAGCATCATGAGGCTTTTCTTATAGAAAAGAAAAACATTTTACCAGAATTACAAAATATACCAGTCTTAATTCTTGATGTTAATGATGATTTTGAAATGAATAAAGAATTGCTCAATCAGCATATTGAAGCGTTACAATTATTTTGTAATAAAAAGTAG
- the rlmB gene encoding 23S rRNA (guanosine(2251)-2'-O)-methyltransferase RlmB — MEKKTKQKGTDLIYGIHPIIELLKAKRRKLAILYTTKPTPKAWQQLEPLLPKGLQIQYVQRDVLHKLAGTTDHQGVVGYAAPFAFRKKLFDAEKQTFLLMLDGVQDPRNLGAILRSAYCTNVDGVILTQKGSAPLNAVALKASAGLAEYLEILQVPTAKAGIQMLDKANYALYLAVLEKGQDASSITYKKPSCLVIGGEGIGISKEIRSSGTLITLPQKTADISYNASVAAGILLFIIAKQYTKI, encoded by the coding sequence ATGGAAAAAAAAACAAAACAAAAAGGTACTGATCTCATTTATGGCATTCATCCCATAATTGAACTTCTTAAAGCAAAACGACGTAAGCTTGCAATATTATATACAACTAAACCGACTCCTAAGGCATGGCAGCAATTAGAGCCATTATTGCCTAAGGGTTTGCAAATTCAGTACGTGCAACGAGATGTATTACATAAGTTAGCCGGAACTACTGATCATCAAGGCGTAGTTGGATATGCCGCACCATTTGCATTCAGAAAAAAATTATTTGATGCGGAAAAACAAACATTTCTTTTAATGCTTGATGGTGTGCAGGATCCGCGTAATTTAGGTGCCATTTTACGGTCTGCCTATTGCACAAATGTTGATGGCGTTATATTAACTCAAAAGGGAAGTGCACCATTAAACGCGGTGGCTCTTAAAGCATCAGCTGGTTTGGCCGAATATTTGGAAATTCTACAGGTACCTACTGCTAAAGCAGGAATACAAATGCTTGATAAAGCTAACTATGCATTATACTTGGCTGTGCTTGAAAAAGGCCAAGATGCTTCAAGTATTACGTATAAAAAGCCATCATGTTTAGTAATTGGTGGTGAAGGGATAGGTATATCAAAAGAAATTCGCTCAAGTGGTACGTTAATTACTTTGCCACAAAAAACAGCTGACATATCATACAATGCTTCAGTAGCTGCAGGTATTTTATTATTTATTATTGCAAAACAATATACAAAAATTTGA
- the tyrS gene encoding tyrosine--tRNA ligase, which translates to MKDFKKAYELLISNTIQVLPKDEFKKKLQSGKKLKVKLGADPTAPDLHLGHTVVLEKLKQFQDLGHTVIFLIGDFTARIGDPTGKSKTRPPLTEQEIATNTATYFEQVSRILDPKKIEIRFNAEWLDKLTSKDIVDLCAKITLARLIEREDFTKRVEQHEPINFHELLYPLFQAYDSVALQADVELGGTDQTVNLLMGRYIQEQYGQDPQVIMTMPLLEGLDGVAKMSKSLGNYVSLNESADQAYGKLMSISDMLMWRYMQILLHTSEETICELQARVAYGTTHPMALKKQMAFDIVEKFWGEEQAAQAQEQFEALFQQKNYEKATPISLPGETENPLWIVTLLKELGAVESTSQAKRLIEEGAVHIDDDKITDFKANIVWQSGMTIRVGKHRIYKLA; encoded by the coding sequence ATGAAAGATTTTAAAAAAGCTTATGAGTTATTAATTTCCAATACCATACAAGTTTTACCTAAAGATGAATTTAAGAAAAAACTACAAAGTGGTAAAAAACTAAAAGTAAAATTAGGTGCAGATCCTACGGCGCCTGATTTGCATTTAGGGCATACTGTTGTTTTAGAAAAGTTGAAACAATTTCAGGATTTAGGCCATACGGTTATTTTTCTTATTGGTGATTTTACTGCTCGCATTGGAGATCCAACTGGTAAATCAAAAACACGTCCACCGTTAACTGAACAAGAAATTGCTACAAATACAGCAACCTATTTTGAGCAAGTATCCCGAATTTTAGATCCTAAAAAAATTGAAATTCGTTTTAATGCAGAATGGCTTGATAAGCTTACAAGTAAAGATATTGTTGATTTGTGTGCAAAAATTACTTTGGCTCGTTTAATTGAGCGTGAAGACTTTACCAAGCGTGTAGAGCAACATGAGCCAATAAATTTTCATGAATTATTATACCCACTTTTTCAGGCTTATGATTCGGTTGCATTGCAAGCAGATGTTGAATTAGGTGGTACTGATCAGACAGTAAATTTGTTAATGGGACGGTATATTCAAGAACAATATGGTCAAGACCCACAAGTTATTATGACTATGCCATTATTAGAAGGGCTTGATGGCGTAGCAAAAATGTCAAAATCGTTAGGCAATTATGTAAGCCTTAATGAATCTGCCGATCAAGCATATGGTAAGTTAATGTCTATTTCTGATATGCTTATGTGGCGCTATATGCAAATACTTTTGCATACGAGTGAGGAAACTATTTGCGAATTGCAAGCTCGTGTTGCGTATGGGACTACGCATCCAATGGCATTAAAAAAACAAATGGCTTTTGATATAGTGGAAAAATTTTGGGGCGAAGAACAAGCGGCACAAGCTCAAGAACAATTTGAAGCATTGTTTCAACAAAAAAATTATGAAAAAGCGACGCCAATTTCATTGCCAGGTGAAACCGAAAATCCATTATGGATAGTGACCTTGCTCAAAGAGTTAGGAGCAGTTGAATCTACTTCTCAAGCAAAAAGACTTATTGAAGAAGGTGCAGTACATATCGATGATGATAAAATAACGGATTTTAAAGCAAATATTGTATGGCAATCAGGAATGACAATTCGAGTTGGAAAGCATCGTATCTATAAATTAGCCTAA
- a CDS encoding valine--tRNA ligase encodes MEKQYNAKKSEPEAQKKWLLEQTYSRKKHPGQLYSIDTPPPTVSGALHIGHIFSYTQTDILARYKRLKGYSVFYPFGFDDNGLPTERFVEKKHKVSPQKLGRSAFIDLCLQETKQTQEQFKHLWQRMGLSADWNHTYSTISAPVRKISQESFIRLYKNNFIYRKFEPALYCTTCRTAVAQAELDDAEKPSLFNYIEFSTEENIPLLIATTRPELLSSCVALFYHPEDKRYKHLTDKKAIVPIFEYKVPIYPDEQVNPEKGTGLVMCCSFGDKTDVYWIKKHVLPYIQSIGADGKWIESTGPLAGLKSHEAREKILELLKEKKILKEQKPLTHTVNVHERCKKEIEYVALSQWFLKILEFKKEFLTLAEQITWYPAFMKSRYLNWVENISWDWCLSRQRFYGIPFPAWHCKNCDEIILADIKDLPIDPQETPYPGKACPSCASSDIVPDTDVMDTWNTSSLTPYICYSLYNPEATSPFTDEFIASYLPMSMRPQAHDIIRTWAFYTIVKTYMHNQSIPWNDIVISGHVLSDSKEKLSKSKDQKKMDPEYLLNSYPADVIRYWTASASLGNDVMFSETQLKIGQRLLTKLWNAFKFIKEHTADVDRNDNSEQFGAVNEWLLHQISITFQSYQKHLDRYDFNLALDTIETFFWQTFCDNYLELIKDLLFNPNLYSEKEVKYTHWTLYTAGLRILQMYAAFLPHITEEIYRIIYCKKEEINSIHETKFSTFQSIFNFSQSNQTLNIVIDLIGQVRKLKTEHQLSLKTEISQLIIYTQNEEIKNLLQPLEQLIKGISRTKALFFVPEKHKMSALTKSDEAIIIQIGISE; translated from the coding sequence ATGGAAAAACAATACAACGCTAAAAAATCTGAGCCAGAAGCGCAAAAAAAATGGCTCTTAGAGCAAACATATTCTCGCAAAAAGCATCCTGGCCAGCTATATAGTATTGACACACCACCACCAACGGTATCCGGTGCTTTACATATTGGGCACATTTTTTCATATACACAAACTGATATTTTAGCACGATACAAACGATTAAAGGGATATTCTGTTTTTTATCCTTTTGGTTTTGATGATAACGGATTGCCTACTGAACGATTTGTAGAAAAAAAGCATAAAGTTAGTCCACAAAAACTCGGGCGATCAGCTTTTATTGACTTATGTTTACAAGAAACAAAACAAACGCAAGAACAATTCAAGCATTTATGGCAACGGATGGGACTTTCTGCCGATTGGAATCATACTTATTCCACTATTTCTGCTCCAGTACGAAAAATATCGCAAGAATCATTTATTCGTCTTTATAAAAATAATTTTATTTATCGCAAGTTTGAGCCCGCTTTATATTGTACTACTTGCCGCACTGCTGTTGCACAAGCAGAATTAGATGATGCAGAAAAACCATCTTTATTTAATTATATTGAATTTAGTACTGAAGAAAATATTCCCTTGTTAATAGCTACAACACGTCCAGAGCTTTTATCTTCATGTGTAGCCCTTTTCTATCATCCTGAGGATAAACGATACAAACATCTTACAGATAAAAAAGCCATTGTTCCTATTTTTGAATATAAAGTACCTATTTATCCTGATGAGCAAGTTAATCCTGAAAAAGGAACCGGTCTGGTTATGTGTTGCTCATTTGGTGATAAAACTGATGTGTATTGGATAAAAAAACACGTATTACCATACATACAATCAATTGGAGCCGATGGCAAATGGATTGAAAGTACTGGTCCTCTAGCTGGCTTAAAATCACATGAAGCACGCGAAAAAATCCTAGAACTTTTAAAAGAAAAAAAAATTCTTAAAGAACAAAAGCCTTTGACACATACGGTGAATGTCCACGAGCGTTGCAAAAAAGAAATTGAGTATGTTGCGCTTTCACAGTGGTTTTTAAAAATTTTGGAATTTAAAAAAGAATTTTTAACACTTGCTGAGCAAATTACTTGGTATCCAGCTTTTATGAAATCTCGTTATCTTAATTGGGTAGAGAATATTAGCTGGGATTGGTGTCTTTCTCGCCAACGTTTTTATGGCATTCCATTTCCTGCCTGGCATTGTAAAAATTGTGATGAAATTATATTAGCTGATATTAAAGATTTACCTATTGATCCGCAAGAAACTCCATATCCAGGCAAAGCATGTCCTTCATGCGCGAGCAGCGATATAGTACCTGATACTGATGTGATGGATACATGGAATACTTCTTCACTTACGCCTTATATTTGTTATAGCTTATACAATCCAGAAGCAACTTCACCATTTACGGATGAATTTATTGCTTCTTATTTACCAATGAGTATGCGTCCACAAGCACATGATATTATTAGGACATGGGCCTTTTATACCATAGTAAAAACTTATATGCATAATCAAAGTATTCCATGGAATGATATTGTTATATCTGGCCATGTACTCAGTGATAGTAAAGAAAAACTATCAAAATCAAAAGATCAGAAAAAAATGGATCCTGAATATTTATTAAATTCCTATCCTGCAGATGTTATTCGCTATTGGACTGCATCAGCAAGCCTTGGAAATGATGTAATGTTTTCTGAAACACAACTTAAAATTGGCCAGCGATTATTAACTAAATTATGGAATGCATTCAAGTTTATTAAAGAACATACTGCTGATGTTGATAGAAATGATAATTCAGAACAATTTGGTGCGGTAAATGAATGGTTATTGCATCAAATTAGTATTACTTTTCAATCATATCAAAAACATCTTGATCGATACGATTTTAATTTAGCACTCGATACAATTGAAACATTTTTTTGGCAAACATTTTGTGATAATTATTTAGAACTTATAAAAGATTTACTCTTTAATCCAAATCTTTATTCTGAAAAAGAAGTAAAGTATACTCATTGGACATTATATACTGCTGGCTTACGCATTCTGCAGATGTATGCTGCGTTTTTACCACATATTACCGAAGAAATATATCGCATTATTTATTGCAAAAAAGAAGAAATCAATTCTATTCATGAAACTAAATTCTCTACATTCCAAAGTATATTTAATTTTTCACAAAGTAATCAAACATTAAATATCGTAATTGATTTAATTGGGCAAGTAAGAAAATTAAAAACCGAACATCAACTTTCTTTAAAAACAGAGATTTCTCAATTAATTATTTATACTCAAAACGAGGAAATCAAAAATCTCTTACAACCTTTGGAGCAATTAATTAAAGGAATTTCTCGCACAAAAGCCCTTTTCTTCGTACCAGAAAAACATAAGATGAGCGCATTAACTAAAAGCGATGAAGCTATAATCATTCAAATTGGTATTAGTGAATAA
- the ybeY gene encoding rRNA maturation RNase YbeY has translation MITIRNTQRKIQINEKKIRENVQQILDILDYSDFDIGIWLTTNKTIQAYNRDYRNKDKPTDILSFPFYPDLKPPKRIYPKNEDEKNLGDIIISLEYVKKDAQRLGISFEKRIQILLVHGICHLLGYDHQTDDDYKIMRKKEAFLLKKLNSA, from the coding sequence ATGATAACTATACGTAATACACAACGCAAAATTCAGATTAATGAAAAAAAAATTAGAGAGAATGTGCAACAGATTCTTGATATTCTAGATTATAGTGATTTTGATATTGGGATTTGGTTAACTACTAATAAAACAATTCAAGCTTATAATCGTGATTATCGTAATAAAGATAAGCCAACTGACATTCTTTCTTTTCCTTTTTATCCTGATCTAAAGCCACCTAAACGTATCTATCCAAAAAATGAAGACGAAAAAAACCTCGGCGATATAATTATTTCTCTTGAATACGTGAAAAAAGATGCACAGCGCTTAGGCATCTCATTTGAAAAAAGAATACAAATACTTTTAGTACATGGTATTTGCCATCTACTTGGCTATGATCATCAAACAGATGACGATTACAAAATTATGAGAAAAAAAGAAGCATTTTTATTAAAAAAATTAAATTCTGCATAA
- a CDS encoding Hsp20/alpha crystallin family protein, whose amino-acid sequence MAIIRWRPLDEAMESLLENLPSNSDLAVDLYDQNDAVIVEMAVAGIDPDKVEISVEDNSLRIAGEREEKEEVEDRNYYRKEIKRGSFERYVALPTAVVPEETRAEFEDGILSIYLPKKKATKASKVKVERK is encoded by the coding sequence ATGGCTATAATTCGTTGGCGCCCATTAGATGAAGCAATGGAAAGCTTATTAGAAAATTTACCCTCAAATAGTGATTTAGCAGTCGATTTATATGATCAAAATGATGCGGTAATTGTTGAAATGGCGGTTGCAGGTATCGATCCAGACAAAGTAGAGATTTCTGTAGAAGACAACTCTTTAAGAATTGCTGGAGAACGCGAAGAAAAAGAAGAAGTCGAAGACAGAAATTATTATCGTAAAGAAATTAAACGTGGTTCATTTGAACGTTATGTTGCATTACCTACAGCTGTAGTTCCTGAAGAAACGCGTGCTGAATTTGAAGATGGCATTCTTTCAATCTATTTGCCAAAGAAAAAGGCAACAAAAGCAAGTAAAGTAAAAGTAGAAAGAAAGTAA
- a CDS encoding tetratricopeptide repeat protein, translating into MKKNKVITLKKTLSPTTNKLNQREIHWSEWLIPPFLLSFITGLFYYPSLHYNFQFDDVANIQKFYNIRYLTLKDAWLTSSRWIPFWLNAVNHRLGQFDPFYYRLFNISFHIAAGILLFFIILFILSNLKSNSFFKQHCTAIAYLTTGLFLLHPVQTQTVSYVIQGRMEGLATLFILSMILCFLAITRVKNKIFKILLILLLFCIAFVGCGTKEIVIVAPLLILAIDWFFVAQGDWPSLKQRLLLHGFLSGIIFCSYLYFLKPSFFANIFGLKMEARNNIGNLLTEIPGQKILPLHFFISQFKVILHYIVMFIWPFMISVEYDWKLVSNFFAPDCILPLCALLLISAILIYRLRKNCIDPIVFAALWFFIAIAPRSTIIPSSELLVDYKTYLASFGILFLMASFIIKLLSELIPKIIKPIPFISHAFAQFVFITILAVPTGFLTYSRNKVWRSAEEFWSNIIENAPGKARAYNNLGVALSEKGRMQEAIPLYKKAISMDKNYPDPCNNLAVAYSMTGKMNLAIDTLKKAIQMHPYYPEAYNNLASFYITQKDFDRAVKILDIAIQLRPHYGKAYYNLGKLYVEKGNYEKAFECFKTACTKADLDNEAGFGVYASIAMHLRKFEDAIIAYSHLVRIAPHSIDYAYKLANSYLGCSKYINAAQIYEEILKKEQKNPQVWCNLGECNLFMKKPDKALKCFSQAQALKMSSPQLTLRIITCLEQMGELSIAKFQLEDFIKDNSTPDQLKFAAKSTLDRINTKEQNKNHA; encoded by the coding sequence ATGAAAAAAAATAAAGTGATAACTTTAAAAAAAACATTAAGCCCTACAACTAATAAACTAAATCAACGAGAAATACATTGGTCTGAATGGCTTATTCCGCCCTTTTTATTATCTTTTATTACCGGCCTTTTTTATTATCCATCACTTCATTACAATTTTCAATTTGATGATGTTGCCAATATTCAAAAATTTTATAATATTCGTTACTTAACATTGAAAGATGCTTGGTTAACAAGCTCACGCTGGATTCCTTTTTGGCTTAATGCCGTTAATCATCGATTAGGACAATTTGATCCATTTTATTATCGATTATTTAATATCAGTTTTCATATTGCAGCTGGCATCCTTTTATTTTTTATAATATTGTTTATACTTTCAAATTTAAAATCTAATTCTTTTTTTAAACAACATTGCACTGCAATAGCATATTTAACTACCGGGTTATTTTTACTTCACCCGGTTCAAACACAAACAGTTTCGTATGTTATTCAAGGGCGCATGGAAGGATTAGCAACTTTATTTATCCTAAGTATGATTTTATGCTTTTTAGCGATAACACGCGTAAAAAACAAAATTTTTAAAATATTATTAATTTTATTGCTTTTTTGTATCGCTTTCGTAGGGTGTGGTACAAAAGAAATTGTTATTGTTGCCCCACTATTAATTTTAGCAATAGATTGGTTTTTTGTAGCACAAGGCGATTGGCCTTCTTTAAAACAACGATTGCTATTGCATGGTTTTCTTAGTGGAATCATTTTCTGCTCTTATTTATATTTTTTAAAACCTTCTTTTTTTGCCAATATTTTTGGTCTTAAAATGGAAGCCCGTAACAACATTGGCAATCTGTTAACTGAAATACCTGGTCAAAAAATTCTTCCTCTGCATTTTTTTATTTCACAATTTAAAGTTATTTTGCATTACATAGTTATGTTTATTTGGCCATTTATGATTAGTGTTGAATATGATTGGAAATTGGTTTCTAACTTTTTTGCTCCTGATTGTATTTTACCGCTTTGCGCTTTACTACTGATTAGCGCTATACTTATTTATCGTCTACGAAAAAATTGCATTGATCCTATTGTATTTGCTGCCTTATGGTTTTTTATTGCTATTGCTCCTCGATCAACTATTATTCCATCTTCTGAACTTCTTGTCGATTATAAAACATACCTTGCTTCTTTTGGCATTTTATTTTTAATGGCAAGCTTTATTATTAAATTATTGAGTGAATTAATTCCAAAAATTATTAAACCTATTCCATTTATTTCGCATGCTTTTGCTCAATTCGTATTTATTACTATACTTGCAGTCCCAACTGGCTTTTTAACTTATAGTCGCAATAAAGTATGGCGTTCTGCTGAAGAATTTTGGAGCAATATCATCGAAAATGCACCAGGAAAAGCCCGTGCATACAATAATTTAGGCGTAGCATTATCAGAAAAAGGACGTATGCAAGAAGCAATTCCTCTTTACAAAAAAGCCATTAGCATGGATAAAAATTATCCTGACCCATGCAATAATCTTGCTGTTGCTTACTCAATGACTGGCAAAATGAACTTAGCAATTGATACCTTAAAAAAAGCAATTCAAATGCATCCTTACTACCCCGAAGCGTATAATAATCTTGCTTCTTTTTATATTACGCAAAAAGATTTTGATCGTGCTGTAAAAATTCTTGATATCGCGATCCAACTACGTCCTCACTATGGTAAAGCCTACTATAATCTAGGTAAACTTTATGTAGAAAAAGGTAATTATGAAAAAGCGTTTGAATGTTTTAAAACAGCTTGCACAAAAGCAGATTTAGATAATGAAGCTGGATTTGGTGTTTATGCAAGTATCGCTATGCATTTAAGAAAGTTTGAAGATGCTATTATTGCATATTCACATCTAGTCAGAATTGCGCCACATTCCATAGATTATGCATATAAATTAGCTAATTCTTATTTAGGCTGTAGCAAATATATAAATGCAGCACAAATTTATGAAGAAATTCTAAAAAAAGAACAAAAAAATCCACAAGTTTGGTGTAATTTGGGGGAATGTAATTTATTTATGAAAAAGCCAGATAAAGCTTTAAAGTGCTTTAGTCAAGCACAAGCATTAAAAATGAGTTCTCCTCAGCTAACATTACGCATTATCACCTGTTTAGAACAGATGGGAGAATTATCAATTGCTAAATTTCAGCTAGAAGACTTTATAAAAGATAACTCAACACCAGATCAACTTAAATTTGCAGCAAAATCAACATTAGATAGAATTAATACGAAAGAACAGAATAAAAATCACGCATAA